The Delphinus delphis chromosome 2, mDelDel1.2, whole genome shotgun sequence genome contains a region encoding:
- the FOXB1 gene encoding forkhead box protein B1, which translates to MPRPGRNTYSDQKPPYSYISLTAMAIQSSPEKMLPLSEIYKFIMDRFPYYRENTQRWQNSLRHNLSFNDCFIKIPRRPDQPGKGSFWALHPSCGDMFENGSFLRRRKRFKVLKSDHLAPSKPADAAQYLQQQAKLRLSALAASGTHLPQMPAAAYNLGGVAQPSGFKHPFAIENIIAREYKMPGGLAFSAMQPVPAAYPLPNQLTTMGSSLGTGWPHVYGSAGMIDSATPISMASGDYSAYGVPLKPLCHAAGQTLPAIPVPIKPTPAAVPALPALPAPIPTLLSNSPPSLSPTSSQTATSQSSPATPSETLTSPASALHSVAVH; encoded by the coding sequence ATGCCTCGGCCCGGCCGCAACACGTACAGCGACCAGAAGCCGCCCTACTCGTATATCTCACTGACCGCCATGGCCATCCAGAGCTCGCCCGAAAAGATGCTGCCCTTGAGCGAGATCTACAAGTTCATCATGGACCGCTTCCCCTACTACCGGGAGAACACGCAGCGCTGGCAGAACAGCCTGCGCCACAACCTTTCCTTCAACGACTGCTTCATCAAGATACCGCGGCGGCCAGACCAGCCCGGCAAGGGCAGCTTCTGGGCGCTGCACCCCAGCTGCGGGGACATGTTCGAGAACGGCAGCTTCCTGAGGCGCCGCAAGCGCTTCAAGGTGCTCAAGTCGGACCACCTGGCGCCCAGCAAGCCCGCTGACGCGGCGCAGTACCTGCAGCAGCAGGCCAAGCTGCGCCTCAGCGCGCTGGCGGCCTCGGGCACGCACCTGCCGCAGATGCCCGCCGCCGCCTACAACCTGGGCGGCGTGGCGCAGCCCTCGGGCTTCAAGCATCCCTTCGCCATCGAGAATATCATCGCGCGCGAGTACAAGATGCCTGGGGGACTGGCCTTCTCCGCCATGCAGCCCGTGCCCGCCGCCTACCCGCTCCCCAACCAGTTGACTACCATGGGCAGCTCGCTGGGTACTGGCTGGCCACACGTGTACGGTTCGGCAGGCATGATCGATTCGGCCACCCCCATCTCCATGGCTAGTGGCGATTACAGCGCTTACGGCGTGCCGTTGAAGCCTCTGTGCCACGCAGCGGGCCAGACGCTGCCTGCCATCCCCGTGCCCATTAAGCCCACGCCGGCCGCAGTGCCCGCGCTGCCCGCACTGCCTGCGCCCATCCCCACCCTGCTCTCGAACTCGCCGCCCTCGCTCAGCCCCACGTCCTCTCAAACAGCCACCAGCCAAAGCAGCCCCGCCACTCCCAGCGAAACGCTCACCAGCCCGGCCTCCGCCCTGCACTCAGTGGCGGTGCACTGA